A genomic window from Salvia hispanica cultivar TCC Black 2014 chromosome 5, UniMelb_Shisp_WGS_1.0, whole genome shotgun sequence includes:
- the LOC125191252 gene encoding uncharacterized protein LOC125191252, with protein sequence MDESFTVQISSNLVKKLLNNDEVVKKKTRRPTPKIPKEPQTKQLPDDSEALRGPSSTAWPIQPPLYVPPPPPSHKTPIPELEAIRSVLEESEKVVERLHKQEENMLQEVTERAKDLHDKEFKLPNSKPMPCLDEKDACLNCYKEHIKDPLKCAQLVKDFADCARTARQQASHSN encoded by the coding sequence ATGGATGAATCATTCACAGTTCAAATCAGCAGCAACTTAGTTAAAAAACTTCTCAATAACGATGAGGTGGTAAAGAAGAAAACCAGGAGGCCCACACCAAAAATTCCCAAAGAACCACAAACGAAACAGCTTCCTGATGATTCCGAGGCACTCAGAGGCCCTTCTTCAACCGCATGGCCAATTCAGCCTCCTCTTTACGtgccaccaccacctccttcACACAAAACTCCAATTCCAGAGTTAGAGGCCATTCGGTCTGTCCTTGAGGAGAGTGAGAAAGTCGTGGAGAGGTTGCATAAGCAGGAGGAGAACATGTTACAGGAAGTCACTGAAAGAGCGAAAGATCTTCATGACAAAGAGTTCAAGCTTCCAAATAGCAAGCCCATGCCTTGTCTTGATGAGAAGGATGCATGTTTGAATTGCTACAAGGAACATATCAAGGACCCTCTAAAATGTGCCCAATTGGTCAAAGATTTTGCAGATTGTGCTCGCACAGCTAGGCAGCAAGCCAGTCACAGCAACTAG
- the LOC125188984 gene encoding geraniol 8-hydroxylase-like, with product MNPLSNYWLATDGNGPISISVMASIAIAVITIATFLIIKRSTNRDLPPGPGGLPLIGNLLSLDPDLHSYFAALARSHGPIYKLHLGQKLGVVVTSPDLAKQVLKIQDTTFANRDVPVAGKEASYGGSDIVWTPYGPEWRMLRKVCVREMLSGATLDSVYALRRRELRHTIAHLHRKAEAAAAVDVGEQMFLTVMNVITSMLWGGTVEGEEREGLGAEFKQVVGQMTELLGAPNFSDFFPVLERLDLQGIQKRMRGLAKRFDGIFETMIDRRLKMGGGGGSKDFLQILLQMKDASGDGDSTPFTIRHVKALLMDMVVGGTDTTSNSVEFALAEMMNKPHILKKVQQEIDSVIGKDKIVEESDINKLPYLYLVMKETLRLHPVLPLLVPHCPSATSVVAGYTIPKGARIFVNVWAIHRDPSVWEDPLEFRPERFSDGKWDYSGNDFKYFPFGSGRRICAGVAMAERMFMYSLASLLHSFDWSVPDGHKLDLEEKFGIVLKKKHPLIAIPTPRLSDPSLYD from the exons ATGAATCCCTTATCGAATTATTGGTTGGCCACCGACGGCAACGGCCCCATCTCCATTTCGGTTATGGCATCAATAGCAATAGCCGTTATAACGATTGCGACGTTCCTTATCATAAAAAGGTCAACCAATCGGGATCTGCCACCTGGCCCCGGCGGCCTGCCCCTGATCGGCAACCTCCTCTCCCTCGACCCGGACCTCCACTCCTACTTCGCCGCCCTCGCCCGCTCCCACGGCCCCATCTACAAGCTCCACCTCGGGCAGAAGCTCGGCGTCGTCGTCACCTCGCCGGACCTCGCCAAACAGGTCCTTAAAATCCAGGACACCACCTTCGCCAACCGCGACGTCCCGGTCGCCGGAAAGGAGGCCTCCTACGGCGGCTCCGACATCGTCTGGACCCCCTACGGCCCCGAGTGGCGGATGCTGCGCAAGGTCTGCGTCCGCGAGATGCTCAGCGGCGCAACGCTCGACTCCGTCTACGCGCTGCGCCGCCGCGAGCTCCGCCACACGATCGCCCACCTCCACCGGAAGGCTGAGGCTGCGGCGGCGGTGGATGTTGGGGAGCAGATGTTTCTGACGGTGATGAATGTGATTACTAGTATGCTGTGGGGCGGCACGGTCGAGGGGGAGGAGCGGGAGGGGCTTGGGGCGGAGTTCAAGCAGGTTGTCGGGCAGATGACGGAGCTCCTCGGAGCTCCGAATTTCTCGGATTTTTTTCCGGTGCTGGAGAGGCTGGATTTGCAGGGGATTCAGAAGAGGATGAGAGGTTTGGCGAAGAGATTTGATGGGATTTTTGAGACTATGATTGATCGGAGGTTGAAGATGGGTGGCGGCGGTGGAAGTAAGGATTTTTTGCAGATTTTGCTGCAGATGAAGGATGCTAGTGGAGATGGGGATTCCACTCCCTTTACCATTCGTCATGTTAAAGCTCTCCTCATG GATATGGTAGTGGGAGGGACGGACACAACATCGAACTCGGTGGAGTTTGCATTGGCTGAGATGATGAACAAGCCACATATCCTGAAGAAAGTGCAGCAAGAGATTGATAGTGTAATTGGAAAGGACAAGATTGTTGAAGAATCCGACATCAACAAACTGCCCTACTTATATCTAGTGATGAAGGAGACTCTGCGCCTGCACCCGGTTCTGCCTCTGCTCGTCCCTCACTGCCCCAGCGCGACAAGTGTGGTGGCCGGCTACACCATCCCTAAGGGCGCCCGCATATTTGTGAACGTGTGGGCGATCCACAGGGATCCTTCTGTATGGGAAGACCCTCTTGAGTTTCGCCCCGAGAGGTTTTCTGATGGGAAATGGGACTACAGTGGCAATGACTTCAAGTACTTCCCCTTTGGATCGGGGCGAAGAATATGCGCTGGCGTAGCCATGGCTGAGAGGATGTTCATGTATTCACTTGCTTCGTTGCTTCATTCTTTCGATTGGAGTGTGCCTGATGGCCACAAGTTGGACTTGGAAGAGAAGTTTGGGATTGTTTTGAAGAAGAAACACCCTCTTATTGCTATCCCCACTCCAAGATTGTCTGATCCTAGCTTGTATGATTGA
- the LOC125188034 gene encoding primary amine oxidase, translating into MDARSVLFIFSAVLVTLFTLSILSSPPSHKADLSINRKRPAFLQTPTKHSPRRHSAVVPHHPLDPLTVTEIHRVKEIIQSHHLFINKAYALHSVVLQEPEKQAVLRWRKGDPPPPRKAAVVARAGGETLVLTADVGSGEVVRHETGRASGYPTMTVEDMTSATWAPLASAVFNRTVVARGVDLSDLACLPLSTGWFGKNEENRRLVKVQCYTTEGTANFYMRPIEGLTVVVDLDTHEILEITEKGRDIPIPNAANTDYRFTAQNSYQRLVNPISLEQPKGPSFTVEDNHLVKWANWEFHLKPDPRAGVIISRAMVRDPWTGEMRNVMYKGLTSELFVPYMDPTDAWYFKTYMDAGEYGFGLQAMPLDPLNDCPRNAYYMDGVFAAADGTPYVRSSMVCVFESYAGDIAWRHAESPITGMEIREVRPKVTLVVRMAASVANYDYIVDWEFQTDGLIRVKVGLSGILMVKGSTYSNTNQVNNEEDLYGTLLSENVIGVIHDHFITFYLDMDIDGANNSFVKVNLQREYASPTESPRMSYLKAVRKVAKTEKDAQVKINLHDPSEFHIVNPTKKTRVGNPVGYKLVPSGTAANLLDPNDPPQQRGAFTNNQIWVTPYNTSEQWAGGAFVSQSHGDDTLQVWSNRDRSIEKKDIVVWYTLGFHHVPCQEDFPIMPTVSSSFDLKPVNFFESNPILNIPPNFENELPVCKADASA; encoded by the exons ATGGATGCAAGAAGCGTCTTGTTCATCTTTTCCGCCGTCCTAGTCACACTCTTCACTCTCTCCATCCTCTCATCGCCGCCCTCCCACAAGGCCGACCTGTCCATCAATCGCAAGAGACCAGCTTTCCTCCAAACTCCCACAAAGCACTCCCCCCGCCGCCACTCTGCCGTCGTCCCCCACCACCCTCTCGACCCCCTCACCGTGACGGAGATTCACCGGGTCAAGGAAATAATCCAGAGCCACCACTTGTTCATAAACAAAGCCTACGCCCTCCACTCCGTAGTCCTCCAGGAGCCCGAGAAGCAGGCGGTGCTCCGGTGGAGGAAGGGGGATCCCCCGCCGCCGCGGAAGGCAGCTGTCGTGGCGCGCGCCGGCGGGGAGACCCTCGTGCTGACGGCGGACGTCGGCTCCGGCGAGGTGGTTCGGCACGAAACCGGCCGGGCGTCGGGTTACCCGACCATGACGGTGGAGGACATGACGTCGGCGACGTGGGCCCCCCTCGCCAGCGCTGTTTTCAATCGGACGGTGGTGGCGCGCGGCGTCGATTTGTCGGACCTTGCCTGCCTGCCTCTTTCCACTGGGTGGTTCG GCAAAAATGAGGAGAATAGAAGGTTGGTAAAAGTCCAATGCTACACCACCGAAGGCACGGCAAACTTCTACATGAGGCCAATCGAAGGCCTAACCGTCGTCGTTGATCTCGACACCCACGAAATACTGGAAATCACAGAGAAGGGCAGAGACATACCCATCCCAAATGCAGCCAACACCGATTATCGTTTCACGGCTCAAAATTCGTACCAAAGGCTCGTGAATCCCATATCGCTCGAGCAACCAAAGGGCCCGAGCTTCACGGTGGAGGACAACCATTTGGTCAAGTGGGCAAACTGGGAATTTCACCTCAAACCCGACCCCAGGGCAGGTGTCATCATCTCAAGGGCCATGGTCCGCGACCCTTGGACCGGGGAGATGAGAAATGTTATGTACAAAGGACTCACATCGGAACTCTTTGTGCCATACATGGACCCCACGGATGCTTGGTACTTCAAGACGTATATGGATGCAGGGGAATATGGTTTTGGGCTGCAGGCTATGCCCCTCGACCCGCTTAACGATTGCCCAAGAAACGCCTATTATATGGATGGCGTGTTTGCTGCGGCCGATGGGACGCCATATGTTCGGTCTAGCATGGTTTGTGTGTTCGAGAGCTATGCAGGGGACATAGCGTGGAGACACGCTGAGAGCCCCATCACCGGAATGGAG ATTCGGGAGGTCAGACCAAAGGTGACACTGGTGGTGCGTATGGCGGCATCGGTCGCCAACTACGACTACATTGTGGACTGGGAGTTCCAAACGGATGGGCTAATTAGAGTCAAG GTTGGGCTAAGTGGAATACTGATGGTGAAAGGCTCTACTTATTCCAACACCAACCAAGTGAACAATGAAGAGGACCTCTACGGCACACTCTTGTCCGAGAACGTGATTGGCGTCATCCACGACCACTTCATCACCTTCTACCTTGACATGGACATAGACGGCGCCAACAACTCCTTCGTCAAAGTCAATCTCCAACGCGAGTACGCCTCACCGACAGAGTCCCCCCGGATGAGCTACTTGAAAGCCGTGAGGAAGGTGGCCAAGACAGAGAAAGATGCCCAAGTCAAGATCAATCTCCATGATCCGTCCGAGTTCCACATCGTGAACCCTACCAAGAAGACGAGGGTGGGGAACCCCGTTGGGTACAAGCTCGTCCCCAGTGGCACCGCAGCCAATCTCCTTGATCCCAACGATCCTCCGCAGCAGAGGGGCGCCTTCACCAACAACCAGATCTGGGTCACGCCTTACAACACCTCCGAGCAATGGGCTGGGGGCGCGTTCGTCAGCCAGAGCCATGGCGACGACACTCTACAAGTGTGGTCTAACAG GGACAGGAGCATAGAGAAGAAGGATATTGTAGTGTGGTACACATTGGGGTTCCATCATGTTCCATGCCAAGAAGACTTCCCCATTATGCCCACCGTGTCTTCGAGCTTCGATCTTAAGCCGGTGAATTTCTTCGAGAGTAATCCAATTCTTAACATTCCTCCAAACTTTGAGAATGAACTACCTGTTTGCAAAGCTGATGCATCAGCTTAA